The Paenibacillus sp. RUD330 genome has a segment encoding these proteins:
- a CDS encoding D-2-hydroxyacid dehydrogenase family protein gives MKANCTILDDYQEAALNYGDWSRLDGRIELSVLTEHHDSEDELAEMLKDEEIVVVMRERTPFRESLLARLPKLKLLVTTGMRNASVDLEAAGRLGITVSGTRGSSEAPIELTWALLLGLARHVRAESDAFRSGGPWQSTVGSDLNGRTLGLLGLGKIGTRVAEIGRAFGMNMLAWSQNLTEERAAQAGVRLAASKEALLEESDYVSVHLVLSGRTRSLLGAEELALMKPTAFLVNTSRAGIVDQEALISALKEERIAGAGLDVFDVEPLPEDHPYRTLPNVLATPHIGYVTESNYRLYFEDAVEDIEAYLAGSPIRPVQPYKG, from the coding sequence ATGAAAGCGAACTGCACGATTCTCGACGACTATCAGGAAGCGGCTTTGAACTATGGGGATTGGAGCCGCCTGGACGGCAGGATCGAGCTGTCGGTGCTGACGGAGCATCATGACAGCGAGGATGAGCTGGCGGAGATGCTGAAGGACGAGGAAATCGTCGTCGTCATGAGGGAGCGGACGCCGTTCCGGGAATCGCTGCTGGCGCGGCTGCCGAAGCTGAAGCTGCTCGTGACGACGGGCATGCGCAACGCTTCCGTGGACCTTGAAGCGGCCGGAAGGCTCGGCATCACGGTCAGCGGCACGCGCGGCAGCTCGGAGGCGCCGATCGAGCTGACCTGGGCGCTGCTGCTCGGCCTGGCGCGGCATGTCCGCGCCGAGAGCGACGCCTTCCGCAGCGGCGGACCTTGGCAGAGCACCGTCGGCAGCGACCTGAACGGACGCACTCTCGGCCTGCTCGGTCTAGGCAAGATCGGAACCCGCGTAGCCGAGATCGGACGGGCATTCGGGATGAATATGCTGGCGTGGAGCCAGAACCTCACCGAGGAGCGGGCGGCCCAGGCAGGAGTCCGTCTGGCGGCTTCCAAGGAAGCGTTGCTGGAGGAAAGCGATTATGTGTCCGTGCATCTCGTCCTGAGCGGCCGGACCCGCAGCTTGCTGGGCGCGGAGGAGCTGGCGCTCATGAAGCCGACCGCCTTCCTGGTCAATACGTCCCGGGCGGGCATCGTCGACCAGGAGGCGCTGATCTCAGCCTTGAAGGAGGAGAGGATCGCAGGCGCGGGGCTGGATGTCTTCGACGTCGAGCCGCTGCCGGAGGACCATCCTTACCGGACGCTGCCGAATGTGCTGGCGACGCCGCATATCGGCTACGTGACCGAGAGCAACTACCGGCTCTACTTCGAGGATGCGGTGGAGGACATCGAGGCGTATTTGGCGGGCAGTCCGATTCGCCCGGTTCAGCCCTACAAGGGCTGA
- a CDS encoding ABC transporter ATP-binding protein, with amino-acid sequence MIEVSDIRKRYRRKNVLNGISFKAEKGRITSLIGLNGAGKSTILKAIMGLTPVDGGSIRIGGRPLSPEIYHTIAFVPDRLTLPGSMKLRDGLQLMSDFYPRWNAEKAEDLMSFFRLERGDRIGRLSKGTAAKFNLVLGMAQDVDYVLMDEPFSGIDLFSREMIAEVFTSQLVEDRGVLITTHEIGDIEHLVDRAVMLDQGHVIRDFDCEEMRSDHGKSIIDVMREVYRT; translated from the coding sequence ATGATCGAGGTAAGCGACATCCGCAAGAGGTACCGCCGCAAAAATGTTTTGAACGGGATTTCGTTCAAGGCGGAGAAAGGTCGAATCACCAGCCTCATCGGTCTGAACGGCGCCGGAAAATCAACGATTCTGAAGGCGATCATGGGACTTACGCCGGTAGATGGCGGAAGCATCCGCATCGGCGGCAGGCCTCTCTCTCCGGAGATCTACCATACGATTGCTTTTGTCCCGGATCGGCTCACGCTGCCGGGCTCCATGAAGCTGCGGGACGGCTTGCAGCTCATGTCGGACTTTTATCCCCGTTGGAATGCCGAAAAGGCCGAGGATCTGATGAGCTTCTTCCGCCTCGAGCGCGGAGATCGGATCGGCCGGCTGTCCAAGGGGACAGCGGCCAAGTTCAACCTCGTGCTCGGCATGGCGCAGGACGTCGACTACGTGCTGATGGACGAGCCGTTCTCCGGCATCGACCTGTTCAGCCGCGAGATGATCGCCGAGGTATTCACGAGCCAGCTGGTCGAGGATCGCGGAGTGCTCATCACAACCCATGAGATCGGCGACATCGAGCATCTCGTCGATCGGGCGGTGATGCTGGATCAAGGTCATGTCATCCGCGACTTCGACTGCGAGGAGATGCGCAGCGATCACGGCAAGTCGATCATCGACGTCATGAGGGAGGTATATCGGACTTGA
- the sigE gene encoding RNA polymerase sporulation sigma factor SigE: MVKFRLNMQLFYYRLLFLLGLKSQEIYYIGGSEALPPPLTREEEEYLLERLPSGDSAIRAMLIERNLRLVVYIARKFENTGIHIEDLVSIGAIGLIKAVNTFDPEKKIKLATYASRCIENEILMFLRRNSKTRTEVSFDEPLNIDWDGNELLLSDVLGTENDTIYRNIEEQVDRKLLHKALDKLTERERIIMELRFGLADGEEKTQKDVADQLGISQSYISRLEKRIIKRLRKEFNKMV; the protein is encoded by the coding sequence ATGGTTAAATTCCGGCTGAATATGCAGTTGTTCTATTACCGCCTGCTGTTTTTGCTCGGGCTGAAAAGCCAGGAAATCTATTATATCGGCGGCAGTGAAGCGCTTCCTCCCCCGCTTACGCGCGAAGAGGAGGAGTACCTGCTGGAGAGGCTTCCGTCCGGGGACAGCGCGATCCGCGCCATGCTCATCGAGCGCAACCTGCGGCTTGTCGTCTACATCGCCCGCAAGTTCGAGAATACCGGCATCCACATCGAGGATCTGGTGTCGATCGGAGCCATCGGCCTCATCAAGGCCGTCAATACGTTCGATCCCGAAAAGAAGATCAAGCTGGCTACGTACGCTTCGCGCTGCATCGAAAATGAGATTCTGATGTTCCTGCGCCGCAACAGCAAGACGAGGACGGAGGTATCGTTCGACGAGCCGCTGAACATCGACTGGGACGGCAACGAGCTGCTGCTCTCGGATGTGCTCGGCACCGAGAACGACACGATCTACCGCAACATCGAGGAGCAGGTCGACCGCAAGCTGCTGCACAAGGCGCTCGACAAGCTCACGGAGCGGGAGCGCATCATCATGGAGCTGCGCTTCGGGCTTGCCGACGGGGAAGAGAAGACGCAGAAGGATGTCGCCGACCAGCTCGGAATCTCGCAGTCCTATATTTCCCGCCTCGAGAAGCGGATCATCAAGCGGCTGCGCAAGGAATTCAACAAAATGGTCTGA
- a CDS encoding NAD(FAD)-utilizing dehydrogenase, translating to MYDVTIIGAGVAGIFAAHALMEAAPGLRVLVADKGKPPRERSCPLERGGSCQCDGCEAYIGFGGLGRSEGKYNFTTDFGGELEALLGERLAMERMDEVDRILCLYGAGEAVPYRTHSSSLAARAEAGGLKLLGSTVRHLGTRLSRQVLDGFYEALSAWADFSFQTEVVSLDRESGGFSLLLSDGRTLSSKKVFLATGRSGAGWLEQMLPTLGLEAEQTRLDLGIRLEMAGGQLDSILQETFETKLRYDGDGFSATTYCMNPSGRIIRKHQEGLVMADGQNFKEQGSKSSNLNFTLFVPRLFPTLQDADACARQVLGKVNRGGDRLAVQRLDDLRSGRSTSLEGIRSNRIRPSIEADPGNLAEELPELYVRAAMEFLAALERLLGERLDGDTLLYALDGKFYAPRLAVDCRFQTEAEGLYAIGDCSGSTHSLSQAAASGIHAARSALGLS from the coding sequence ATGTATGATGTCACGATCATCGGCGCCGGAGTCGCCGGCATCTTCGCCGCCCACGCCCTTATGGAAGCCGCGCCCGGACTCAGGGTGCTGGTGGCGGACAAAGGAAAGCCGCCGAGGGAACGAAGCTGCCCGCTGGAGCGGGGAGGCAGCTGCCAGTGCGACGGCTGCGAGGCTTACATCGGATTCGGCGGGCTGGGCCGGTCCGAAGGAAAATACAATTTCACGACCGACTTCGGGGGCGAGCTGGAAGCGCTGCTCGGCGAACGGCTGGCGATGGAACGGATGGACGAGGTCGACCGCATCCTGTGCCTGTACGGGGCCGGCGAAGCCGTTCCTTACCGGACGCATAGCAGCAGCCTTGCCGCCAGGGCGGAAGCCGGCGGCTTGAAGCTGCTCGGCTCCACCGTCCGCCATTTGGGCACCCGCTTGTCGCGGCAGGTGCTGGACGGATTCTATGAAGCCCTGTCGGCATGGGCGGACTTCAGCTTCCAGACCGAGGTCGTCTCGCTGGACAGGGAATCGGGAGGCTTCAGCCTTCTCCTTTCGGATGGAAGGACCTTGTCATCCAAAAAGGTGTTTCTCGCCACGGGACGCAGCGGCGCCGGCTGGCTCGAGCAAATGCTTCCGACGCTCGGCCTGGAGGCGGAGCAGACGCGGCTGGATCTCGGCATCCGGCTGGAAATGGCGGGAGGACAGCTGGATTCCATCCTCCAGGAAACGTTCGAGACCAAGCTGCGTTATGACGGGGACGGCTTCTCGGCGACCACCTATTGCATGAATCCAAGCGGCCGCATCATCCGCAAGCATCAGGAGGGCCTCGTCATGGCCGACGGCCAGAACTTCAAGGAGCAAGGAAGCAAAAGCTCGAACCTCAATTTCACCCTGTTCGTTCCGCGCCTGTTCCCCACGCTGCAGGATGCCGATGCATGCGCCCGCCAAGTGCTGGGCAAGGTCAACCGGGGCGGGGATCGCCTGGCCGTCCAAAGGCTGGACGATCTCCGCAGCGGGCGTTCCACCAGCCTGGAAGGCATCCGCTCCAACCGGATCAGGCCGTCGATCGAGGCGGATCCGGGAAATCTGGCCGAGGAGCTGCCGGAGCTGTATGTGCGGGCCGCCATGGAATTTCTGGCCGCGCTGGAACGGCTGCTCGGCGAACGTCTTGACGGCGATACGCTACTCTACGCGCTCGACGGCAAATTCTATGCTCCCAGGCTGGCGGTCGACTGCCGCTTCCAGACGGAGGCCGAAGGGCTGTATGCGATCGGAGACTGCTCCGGCTCGACCCATTCCCTCTCCCAGGCGGCGGCCAGCGGCATCCATGCCGCACGCAGCGCGCTCGGCCTTTCCTGA
- a CDS encoding GntR family transcriptional regulator: MAGEEEWPAAAFNSRDPVYLQVVKQFKEMIATGRLRGGQTVPSRRELASRMKINPNTAQKAYKEMEDQNLIVTEGNSPSRITTDADVLRKIRSELLGEAVEAFVESVRRLEAPVDELVELVREKYGGSSAAADNKDDGAGGGQR; the protein is encoded by the coding sequence ATGGCAGGCGAAGAGGAGTGGCCGGCAGCGGCATTCAACAGCAGGGATCCGGTTTATTTGCAGGTAGTCAAGCAATTCAAGGAAATGATCGCGACCGGGCGGCTGCGCGGCGGCCAGACCGTTCCTTCGCGCAGGGAGCTCGCCTCCCGCATGAAGATCAACCCGAATACGGCCCAGAAAGCGTACAAGGAAATGGAGGATCAGAACTTGATTGTGACTGAAGGAAATTCGCCGAGCCGTATTACGACGGACGCCGACGTGCTGAGGAAGATCCGCTCCGAGCTGCTCGGCGAGGCTGTGGAGGCGTTCGTGGAGTCGGTCCGCAGGCTGGAAGCGCCCGTGGACGAATTGGTGGAGCTGGTCCGGGAGAAGTATGGAGGGTCATCCGCTGCCGCCGACAACAAGGATGATGGAGCAGGAGGAGGCCAGCGATGA
- a CDS encoding ABC transporter ATP-binding protein: MLRRFFSHYRPFLGLFILDFTCAVVAGLLELAFPVAVQQFINKLLPGGDWQLIVWACVGLLAIYALNTVLNYVVNYWGHMLGINIETEMRRKLFAHVQKLSFRFFDNNKTGHLIGRMTNDLTEVGEVAHHGPEDVFIAIMTLLGSFALMAYINLELALLTFVIVPIMAWLVIFFGRRMGSTYGRLFGNVGSFNARIEDNVGGIRVVQSFANEEHENKLFAVDNQNFRATKLMAYKTMSKSISITYMLMRLITIFVMIAGAWFMIEGRINLGDFMAFILLSNVFFKPIEKINAVIESYPKGIAGFKRYCEIMDTDPDIQDKPGAAELKNVSGGIEFSHVSFGYEPDRPILNDISLSIKPGETVAFVGPSGAGKTTICSLLPRFYEVEGGSIMVDGKDIRDVKLDSLRRQIGIVQQDVFLFSGTIRENIAYGNLQASEEDIWEAARRASLDELIRSMPEGMDTVIGERGVKLSGGQKQRMSIARMFLKNPPILILDEATSALDTETEAAIQAALAELSVGRTTLVIAHRLSTVRNADRIVVVSKDGIAEQGKHQELIAAGGIYSRLHVAQASQA; this comes from the coding sequence ATGCTCCGCCGATTTTTCTCTCATTACCGCCCGTTCCTGGGCCTCTTCATCCTCGACTTCACCTGCGCCGTCGTCGCCGGCCTGCTGGAGCTTGCATTTCCGGTCGCGGTCCAGCAGTTCATCAACAAGCTGCTGCCGGGCGGAGACTGGCAGCTGATCGTCTGGGCTTGCGTCGGCCTGCTGGCGATCTATGCGCTGAATACGGTGCTGAACTATGTCGTCAACTACTGGGGGCATATGCTCGGCATCAACATCGAGACGGAGATGCGGCGCAAGCTGTTCGCGCATGTGCAGAAGCTGAGCTTCCGCTTCTTCGACAACAACAAGACCGGCCATCTCATCGGGAGAATGACCAACGACCTCACCGAGGTCGGCGAGGTCGCGCATCACGGGCCGGAGGATGTATTCATCGCCATCATGACGCTGCTGGGCTCGTTTGCCCTGATGGCCTACATCAATCTGGAGCTGGCGCTGCTCACGTTTGTCATCGTGCCGATCATGGCCTGGCTCGTCATCTTCTTCGGCCGCCGGATGGGCTCGACCTATGGCCGGCTGTTCGGCAATGTCGGCAGCTTCAACGCCCGCATCGAGGACAATGTCGGCGGCATCCGCGTCGTGCAGTCCTTTGCCAACGAGGAGCATGAGAACAAGCTGTTCGCCGTCGACAACCAGAACTTCCGCGCGACGAAGCTGATGGCCTACAAGACGATGTCCAAGAGCATCAGCATCACGTACATGCTCATGCGCCTGATCACGATCTTCGTCATGATCGCGGGAGCGTGGTTCATGATCGAAGGCCGGATCAACCTCGGCGACTTCATGGCGTTCATCCTGCTGTCGAATGTTTTCTTCAAGCCGATCGAGAAGATCAACGCCGTCATCGAGAGCTATCCGAAGGGAATCGCCGGCTTCAAGCGGTATTGCGAGATCATGGACACCGATCCCGACATCCAGGATAAGCCCGGCGCCGCCGAGCTGAAGAACGTCAGCGGCGGCATCGAATTCAGCCATGTCTCCTTCGGCTACGAGCCGGATCGGCCGATTCTGAACGATATCAGCCTCAGCATCAAGCCGGGAGAGACGGTCGCCTTTGTCGGTCCTTCCGGAGCCGGCAAGACGACGATCTGCAGCCTGCTGCCGCGTTTCTACGAGGTGGAGGGAGGCTCGATCATGGTGGACGGCAAGGACATCCGGGACGTGAAGCTGGATTCGCTGCGCCGCCAGATCGGCATCGTGCAGCAGGACGTCTTCCTGTTCTCCGGCACGATCCGCGAGAATATCGCCTACGGCAACCTGCAGGCGAGCGAAGAGGACATCTGGGAGGCGGCGCGCCGCGCATCGCTGGACGAACTGATCCGCAGCATGCCGGAAGGGATGGATACCGTCATCGGCGAGCGCGGCGTGAAGCTGTCCGGCGGACAGAAGCAGCGCATGTCCATCGCGCGCATGTTCCTCAAAAATCCGCCGATCCTCATCCTGGACGAGGCGACTTCGGCTCTCGACACCGAGACGGAGGCGGCCATCCAGGCGGCGCTCGCGGAGCTGTCCGTCGGACGCACGACGCTGGTCATCGCGCACCGGCTGAGCACGGTCCGCAATGCCGACCGCATCGTCGTCGTGAGCAAGGACGGCATCGCGGAGCAGGGCAAGCATCAGGAGCTGATCGCTGCAGGAGGCATCTACAGCCGCCTGCATGTGGCCCAAGCGAGCCAAGCCTAA